A part of Xenopus tropicalis strain Nigerian chromosome 4, UCB_Xtro_10.0, whole genome shotgun sequence genomic DNA contains:
- the LOC100486268 gene encoding sulfotransferase 2B1, with protein MDRMDVTETIAGILLPGHLHTQESLQYAQDFHFKEEDIVIVTYPKSGTTWMQEILTLIYSRGDAEIATTVPNWRRAPWLEHIYFKDFITEENGPRIITTHLPSDVLAPALQKSKAKVIYVARNPKDVAVSYYFFHKMARFLPNPQTFPEFLEQFLEGRVYYGSWFEHVKGWHSVSQTLDFFYITYEDMQKDLRRSIKKLCQFLGTPMYSKEVDKVEHHCRFANMSQNSMVNYTLIPCEIMDHSQSKFMRKGMVGDWQQHFTEEHNEMFDKVFQEKLSDCDLQFIWTLE; from the exons ATGGACAGAATGGATGTTACAGAAACTATTGCAGGGATCTTGCTGCCCGGTCACTTACACACCCAGGAGTCCTTGCAGTATGCTCAGGACTTTCATTTCAAGGAAGAGgatattgtcattgttacttatCCCAAATCAG GTACCACCTGGATGCAGGAGATTTTAACTTTGATTTACAGTAGAGGGGATGCAGAAATAGCTACAACTGTCCCTAACTGGAGGCGTGCCCCCTGGCTTGAGCATATATACTTTAAGGATTTCATTACAGAAGAGAATGGACCCAGAATCATTACAACCCACCTTCCCAGTGATGTACTGGCACCAGCACTGCAAAAGTCTAAAGCAAAA GTTATTTATGTTGCAAGGAATCCCAAAGATGTGGCTGTGTCCTACTACTTCTTCCACAAGATGGCCAGATTCTTACCAAATCCTCAAACCTTTCCAGAATTTCTGGAGCAGTTTCTAGAAGGAAGAG TATATTATGGCTCTTGGTTTGAGCACGTGAAGGGCTGGCACAGTGTGAGCCAGACCCTGGATTTCTTCTACATAACATATGAAGACATGCAGAAG gACTTGAGAAGATCCATTAAGAAGTTGTGCCAATTCCTGGGAACTCCCATGTACTCCAAAGAAGTGGACAAGGTTGAGCACCACTGCAGGTTTGCTAACATGAGCCAAAATTCCATGGTAAATTACACCCTTATTCCTTGTGAGATCATGGACCACAGTCAGAGCAAGTTTATGAGAAAAG GTATGGTGGGAGACTGGCAACAGCATTTCACTGAAGAACACAATGAAATGTTTGATAAGGTTTTTCAAGAGAAGCTGTCAGACTGTGATCTTCAGTTTATTTGGACCTTGGAATAA